agctcacagttagcctgttagcccTCTGTGGTCTCTTCCTTACAGCCGCTCCGCTCTCTCTCTGATGATTCATTTCACTCCTCATATTAAACTCTATCCGGTAAATGGCCGATAAGCTCCTTCCACGCGCCCAATCGATCGTTTCATGCATAGCCGATCGATCAGGCACCGTGCACGCGCTCCCGCCTGTCACGCCGGTCGCATTAAAGAGCCAATAAAACGGTGTCCGGTGTGTTTTCAGGTAACAGCTGTCCGCCGCCAGCATCCcgctccagctgctgctgttgctaacCGACAACTTTCTGCAAACATCCGGGTTGTTTGGATCAGACCATCCGGGAAATGGCGACACCCTGCGGCCTGGAGCGGTACTGCACCCTCGGTTTGATCGATTATTGATTAGTATTATGGTGACATTTTAGGCCAATGGAGACATTTAATAATggattaattattttgtttaatttataacGAAACAGTTAATTAaatcacatcagcagcagagatgaaaaaaaggtttttattggaaaacagacaagacaacactgtgtgtgtgtgtgtgtgtgtgtgtgtgtgtgtgtgtgtgtgtgtgtgtgtgtgtgtgtgtgtgtgtgtgtgtgtgtgtgtgtgtgtgtgtgtgtgtgtgtgtgtgtgtgtgtgtgtgtgtgtgtgtgtgtgtgtgtgagagatcagAAGCCAATAGAAACCAGGATCACAGTGACGTTGTCGGCACAGCCCCGCCTCACCGCCTCACTCGCCAGCTGTTGACAGGCGGCTTCAAACCGGAGCTCCTCCTCCGTCAGGCCGCCCTCCTGCGGGGGTGTTTATATGTAGACTTTTTAAAACCTGGTTTTGGCCTCGGCTGTGTTCGGGGCTTTTATTTAGATATTCAGAGGTTTTACAAACCTGCAGGACGCCGAGGACGAACTTCACGGCTTCATCAGCCGAAAACACTTTGAACAACCCGTCACAGGCCAGAAGGACGAACCTGCAGAGAGACCGGGGGGGTCAGTGTTTAGACCGGGGGGGGTCAGTGTTTAGACCGGGGGGGGTCAGTGATTAGAccggggggggggtcagtgttTAGACCGGGGGGGGTCAGTGTTTAGACCGGGGGGGGGTCAGTGATTAGACCGGGGGGGGGTCAGTGTTTAGAccggggggggggtcacagggGGGGTCAGTGTTTAGACCGGGGGGGGGTCAGTGATTAGACCGGGGGGGGTCAGTGTTTAGACCGGGGGGGTCAGTGTTTAGACCGGGGGGGTCAGTGATTAGACCGGGGGGGTCAGTCATCAGCGTTTAGACCAGGTTACTGCTCCACTTCAGTTTAGATTTTACTGGGATATTTGTCACTAACAGACCCTTTTCACACTGCATGTCCTTAGTCCTGGTCCTGAACTCTGGTCTTTAGGCCTTAGCCCTGGTCCCTAGCCCTGGTCTTTAGCCCTGGTCTTTAGCCCTGGTCTTTAGCCCTGGTCCTTAGTCCTTGGCCCAGCTCCTTAATCCTTAGCCCTGGTCCTTAATCTCTAGCCCTGGTCCCTAGCCTAGGTCCTGGTCCTTTATAGTCTCTGGCAGGGCCGATGTGGTCTGTGGCTCTAGCACAGAACAGGACTGATCAGCTGTTGCAGACTGACCCTTTAATGGTGGCACAGTGTTGGTGTCGCTCTGACCAATCAACAGCCAGCGTGTCTCTGTTCTTGCCTGTCATTGGCCGTGAGCTGACACCTCCTCAGGTCCGGCGTCGAGATGACTCCACAGCGTTTGTACTGACCGTCTCCGATGGAGCGAGACACCTCGAGGACACCGAGCACCCGGCCGTCCCTGACGGTGCCTCCCGCTCTCTGgatcctcatcctctcctcgTAGATGGTCGGGTTGTGTTCTTTACTCAGAGCCAGAGTCACCGGCCTCCTCTCTCCACCCGCCCCGCCGCTCGCCTCCAACCGACACAACACCGCCTGCGGACACACGGAGGAGAGACGTGGACTCTGAATTTGCTGCTTTaccgctctcttcaaagccaccagactccattgacaaaagcagtaattttactttgcaggtctgctgctgcctccatcagtcattttgtttttcttattgtgactttggtgcgttaaaacaccaaagttacacaaagTCTCATGTTCTGTGAAGTGAAAGCTTCCACTCAGTCTGTGAATCATCTCAACACTCTACTCGATGGATGAACACAACATCTGCTAAAAACGATCAGattctgaatggagtttggtgattTGCTGACTTGTCCTCTGGCATCACCATGAGAATGACACATGGACGTTCATTCCTCTGAACgctgctcagtggagcaggaaGCCAGGATCAGGATCTTCATCGTTGGGTCCATAGAGAACTAACATgctggctaacttcctgttggccctccgctaacttgaatggggataaaattatttaatccTGTGGCTGTGAtttaattctgattctgatttatcGGACcgaatggatcaaactctgatggtgaaacgagtcatttcATACGGTGTGACGCTGAAGAAAAGTATCTGTTGATTTCCAggcgtctctttcacaataagagcgCCGTTGTTGTCATTACAGAGTTCAGCCACTACATCAAATTGGCTTCAAGGCCTGGAGACCTTCCTGAGGGGTTGGTCTGACACCAGTGGATAAAACATCAGGGTGTAAAAGGATAACTGGTCATTgtaaccagactccattgacaaaaacagtaacttgacctcacagaacgcaggagttgctgatgtttgtttgtgttcttgtgtgttacacaaatgttgtgtttgatcCAAAcgaacctttaaaaacaccaaagtctcacaataacacaaacagactgactgatggaggcagcagcagcag
The Pempheris klunzingeri isolate RE-2024b chromosome 4, fPemKlu1.hap1, whole genome shotgun sequence genome window above contains:
- the ilkap gene encoding integrin-linked kinase-associated serine/threonine phosphatase 2C isoform X1 → MQDAHVLLPDMSGCLSALPGRMSRVSYFGVFDGHGGARASRYAAENLHHNLAKKFPSGETENVDKLIKKCLLDTFRQTDEDFLKRASSQKPAWKDGSTATCVLVVDDMVYVANLGDSRAVLCRLEASGGAGGERRPVTLALSKEHNPTIYEERMRIQRAGGTVRDGRVLGVLEVSRSIGDGQYKRCGVISTPDLRRCQLTANDRFVLLACDGLFKVFSADEAVKFVLGVLQEGGLTEEELRFEAACQQLASEAVRRGCADNVTVILVSIGF